In a single window of the Falco rusticolus isolate bFalRus1 chromosome 13, bFalRus1.pri, whole genome shotgun sequence genome:
- the LOC119156454 gene encoding cytochrome P450 2J2-like isoform X1 codes for MLEMAEFFIALVVCLLILQFLKLQWMRMQFPPGPVPLPIFGNLWLLDFKLRRETLTKLTKIYGNIYTLWMGQTPMVVLNGYRAVKDGIVTHSEEVSGRPLTPFYRDMMGEKGIFLTSGHTWKQQRRFGMTIIRSLALGKNNLENQIQTEACHLVDIFANIKGKPFDPHTFVVRAIANIICAVVFGHRFSSEDESFSKLIKAIYFVIYFQATIWGRMYDAFPWLMHRLPGPHQKVFVYNDFMHNLVMKEVQTHERQNAGDPQDLIDFYLAQITKTKDDPTSTFNKDNMVQTVVDLLLGGTETTSTTLLWALLYMIQYPEIQENVQREIEAVLEPSHLISYEDRKKLPYTNAVIHEALRHSNVTSVGVPRLCVRNTTLLGFHIKKGTLVLPNLHSVVYDSEHWATPWKFNPNHFLDLDGNFVNKEAFLPFSAGHRVCLGEQMARVELFIFFTNLLRAFTFQLPEGVKEINSEYILGAILQPHPYKLCAIPR; via the exons ATGTTGGAGATGGCTGAGTTTTTTATAGCTCTAGTAGTATGTCTCCTGATTTTGCAGTTCCTAAAGCTGCAATGGATGCGTATGCAGTTTCCTCCAGGACCAGTTCCCCTCCCAATATTTGGAAATTTGTGGCTGTTGGACTTCAAACTTCGTCGAGAAACTCTCACTAAG TTAACCAAAATCTATGGAAACATCTACACATTGTGGATGGGACAGACACCCATGGTTGTACTGAATGGATACAGAGCAGTAAAAGATGGCATTGTCACCCATTCAGAAGAAGTTTCTGGAAGACCTCTCACCCCATTCTACAGGGACATGATGGGTGAGAAAG gtatttttctgACTAGCGGGCACACCTGGAAGCAACAGAGACGCTTTGGCATGACAATTATAAGAAGCCTGGCGCTTGGTAAGAACAATTTGGAAAATCAAATTCAAACAGAGGCCTGTCACCTTGTGGACATCTTTGCAAACATTAAAG GCAAACCTTTCGATCCCCACACTTTCGTTGTCCGTGCTATTGCAAATATAATTTGTGCTGTTGTTTTTGGTCATCGCTTCTCCAGTGAGGATGAATCTTTCAGCAAGCTTATcaaagctatttattttgtgATCTACTTTCAAGCTACTATCTGGGGCAGG ATGTACGATGCTTTCCCATGGCTTATGCACCGCCTCCCAGGACCTCATCAGAAAGTGTTTGTATACAATGACTTCATGCACAATTTAGTTATGAAGGAGGTCCAGACTCATGAGAGACAGAATGCAGGTGATCCACAGGATCTCATTGACTTCTACCTAGCTCAAATAACAAAA ACCAAAGATGACCCTACTTCCACGTTTAATAAAGACAACATGGTTCAGACAGTGGTTGATCTTCTGCTGGGAGGGACAGAAACAACAAGCACCACCCTTCTCTGGGCACTGCTCTACATGATACAATACCCAGAAATCCAAG aaaacGTTCAAAGAGAGATAGAGGCTGTTCTGGAACCCTCCCACCTCATCAGCTATGAAGACCGTAAAAAACTGCCATATACAAATGCCGTGATTCATGAGGCTTTGCGGCACAGCAACGTTACTTCTGTTGGGGTCCCTCGACTATGTGTGAGGAATACAACTTTGCTGGGGTTTCACATTAAAAAG GGCACACTTGTATTGCCAAATCTGCACTCTGTTGTGTACGACTCTGAGCACTGGGCAACCCCCTGGAAGTTCAACCCAAATCATTTCCTTGATTTGGATGGCAACTTTGTGAACAAAGAGGCATTCTTACCTTTCTCAGCAG GACACCGTGTATGTTTGGGGGAACAGATGGCACGAGTTGAACTGTTCATCTTTTTTACCAACCTCCTTCGGGCGTTCACATTTCAGCTGCCTGAGGGAGTAAAGGAAATCAATTCGGAATACATTTTGGGTGCAATACTGCAGCCACATCCATATAAGCTCTGTGCTATTCCACGCTAG
- the LOC119156454 gene encoding cytochrome P450 2J2-like isoform X2, translating to MRMQFPPGPVPLPIFGNLWLLDFKLRRETLTKLTKIYGNIYTLWMGQTPMVVLNGYRAVKDGIVTHSEEVSGRPLTPFYRDMMGEKGIFLTSGHTWKQQRRFGMTIIRSLALGKNNLENQIQTEACHLVDIFANIKGKPFDPHTFVVRAIANIICAVVFGHRFSSEDESFSKLIKAIYFVIYFQATIWGRMYDAFPWLMHRLPGPHQKVFVYNDFMHNLVMKEVQTHERQNAGDPQDLIDFYLAQITKTKDDPTSTFNKDNMVQTVVDLLLGGTETTSTTLLWALLYMIQYPEIQENVQREIEAVLEPSHLISYEDRKKLPYTNAVIHEALRHSNVTSVGVPRLCVRNTTLLGFHIKKGTLVLPNLHSVVYDSEHWATPWKFNPNHFLDLDGNFVNKEAFLPFSAGHRVCLGEQMARVELFIFFTNLLRAFTFQLPEGVKEINSEYILGAILQPHPYKLCAIPR from the exons ATGCGTATGCAGTTTCCTCCAGGACCAGTTCCCCTCCCAATATTTGGAAATTTGTGGCTGTTGGACTTCAAACTTCGTCGAGAAACTCTCACTAAG TTAACCAAAATCTATGGAAACATCTACACATTGTGGATGGGACAGACACCCATGGTTGTACTGAATGGATACAGAGCAGTAAAAGATGGCATTGTCACCCATTCAGAAGAAGTTTCTGGAAGACCTCTCACCCCATTCTACAGGGACATGATGGGTGAGAAAG gtatttttctgACTAGCGGGCACACCTGGAAGCAACAGAGACGCTTTGGCATGACAATTATAAGAAGCCTGGCGCTTGGTAAGAACAATTTGGAAAATCAAATTCAAACAGAGGCCTGTCACCTTGTGGACATCTTTGCAAACATTAAAG GCAAACCTTTCGATCCCCACACTTTCGTTGTCCGTGCTATTGCAAATATAATTTGTGCTGTTGTTTTTGGTCATCGCTTCTCCAGTGAGGATGAATCTTTCAGCAAGCTTATcaaagctatttattttgtgATCTACTTTCAAGCTACTATCTGGGGCAGG ATGTACGATGCTTTCCCATGGCTTATGCACCGCCTCCCAGGACCTCATCAGAAAGTGTTTGTATACAATGACTTCATGCACAATTTAGTTATGAAGGAGGTCCAGACTCATGAGAGACAGAATGCAGGTGATCCACAGGATCTCATTGACTTCTACCTAGCTCAAATAACAAAA ACCAAAGATGACCCTACTTCCACGTTTAATAAAGACAACATGGTTCAGACAGTGGTTGATCTTCTGCTGGGAGGGACAGAAACAACAAGCACCACCCTTCTCTGGGCACTGCTCTACATGATACAATACCCAGAAATCCAAG aaaacGTTCAAAGAGAGATAGAGGCTGTTCTGGAACCCTCCCACCTCATCAGCTATGAAGACCGTAAAAAACTGCCATATACAAATGCCGTGATTCATGAGGCTTTGCGGCACAGCAACGTTACTTCTGTTGGGGTCCCTCGACTATGTGTGAGGAATACAACTTTGCTGGGGTTTCACATTAAAAAG GGCACACTTGTATTGCCAAATCTGCACTCTGTTGTGTACGACTCTGAGCACTGGGCAACCCCCTGGAAGTTCAACCCAAATCATTTCCTTGATTTGGATGGCAACTTTGTGAACAAAGAGGCATTCTTACCTTTCTCAGCAG GACACCGTGTATGTTTGGGGGAACAGATGGCACGAGTTGAACTGTTCATCTTTTTTACCAACCTCCTTCGGGCGTTCACATTTCAGCTGCCTGAGGGAGTAAAGGAAATCAATTCGGAATACATTTTGGGTGCAATACTGCAGCCACATCCATATAAGCTCTGTGCTATTCCACGCTAG